A window from Musa acuminata AAA Group cultivar baxijiao unplaced genomic scaffold, Cavendish_Baxijiao_AAA HiC_scaffold_1139, whole genome shotgun sequence encodes these proteins:
- the LOC135671435 gene encoding uncharacterized protein LOC135671435 isoform X1 → MKDSFDPVDYGRRNRKQKHPRPGLPPRPPRRPRGSSAPPSDVQRPSQMSAVDYSVKLLGRAIMSQIGMITRSGLPSYAYPGMITKSGLPSHDYPGSTKRIEIPNELVGIIIGKTGETIKSIRLNSGAKIQVTRNMEAGPNSLTTTVELNGTPEQISSAEKLINDALAEGGFGGSNIISTQESGDMEPGPEHCHTKTPKDMASPSHLPSGGMSTESRAYLVGLMGKFEAAKQIVNQIIKGDSGDPGISFAQELGSVEPIAQKFQMKVPNDKVYAIIGKSGETIKHIRLESGAKIQLTKDTDAGPNSPTMVVELNGTSQQISSAEKLINDVLAEGDLGCSDVISAQESGDMEPDVEHCHMKIPKNMVGVIIGESGETIKRIRLQSGAKIQFPKDTGADSDSLTTTVELYGTIEQIMSAMKLIDDALAEGGSVDPGTAFAKESSRMEPGAEWYEMKFPSDKVGAIIGESGETIKRIQLQSGAKIQFPKDTGADSDSLTTTVTMYGTIEQMRSAEKLINDAIAESRRTEPGSELLEMKLPSDKVGAIIGKSGETIKRIRLQSGAKIQFTEDTGADTDSPTTTVELFGTIEQITSAKKLINDALAKDDSGGCFIGSDSTSLDVPRSPSIDDAHRGT, encoded by the exons ATGAAGGATAGCTTCGATCCGGTGGACTATGGTCGGCGCAATCGCAAGCAAAAGCACCCGCGTCCTGGGTTGCCGCCGCGGCCGCCGAGGCGGCCGAGGGGCTCCTCGGCGCCCCCTTCCGACGTCCAGCGGCCATCTCAAATGTCTGCAGTTG ACTATTCAGTGAAGCTTCTTGGTCGGGCAATAATGTCTCAGATTGGCATGATTACCCGGTCAGGCCTCCCTTCGTATGCTTATCCTGGTATGATTACCAAGTCAGGTCTCCCTTCACATGATTATCCCGGTTCGACAAAAAGAATTGAAATCCCAAATGAATTG GTTGGCATTATCATTGGCAAAACTGGAGAAACGATAAAATCTATCCGGCTCAACTCAGGGGCCAAGATTCAAGTTACCAGAAATATGGAAGCAGGTCCCAATTCTCTGACCACAACCGTGGAACTTAATGGTACTCCTGAACAGATCAGCAGCGCAGAGAAGCTAATCAATGATGCATTAGCCGAG GGTGGTTTTGGGGGTTCCAACATCATTTCTACTCAAGAGTCTGGAGACATGGAGCCTGGCCCGGAGCATTGTCACACGAAAACTCCAAAAGACATG GCGAGTCCTTCGCATCTGCCCTCTGGTGGTATGTCTACAGAAAGCAGGGCATATTTAGTTGGTCTGATGGGGAAGTTTGAAGCAGCAAAACAAATTGTCAATCAAATTATTAAG GGTGATTCTGGGGATCCTGGCATCAGTTTTGCTCAAGAACTTGGAAGCGTAGAGCCTATTGCTCAGAAGTTTCAGATGAAAGTTCCAAATGACAAG GTTTATGCAATCATTGGCAAAAGTGGAGAAACAATAAAACACATCCGGCTTGAGTCAGGAGCCAAGATTCAATTGACTAAAGATACGGATGCAGGTCCCAATTCACCGACTATGGTGGTGGAACTTAATGGTACTTCTCAACAGATCAGCAGCGCAGAGAAGCTAATCAATGATGTGTTAGCGGAG GGTGATTTGGGGTGTTCTGATGTCATTTCTGCTCAAGAGTCTGGAGACATGGAGCCTGACGTGGAGCATTGTCACATGAAAATTCCAAAGAACATG GTTGGTGTAATCATTGGCGAAAGTGGAGAAACAATAAAACGCATCCGGCTTCAGTCAGGAGCCAAGATTCAATTTCCTAAAGATACGGGTGCAGATAGCGACTCACTGACTACAACGGTGGAACTGTATGGTACTATTGAACAGATAATGAGCGCTATGAAGCTAATCGATGATGCATTAGCTGAG GGTGGTTCTGTGGATCCTGGCACCGCTTTCGCTAAAGAGTCTAGCAGAATGGAGCCTGGTGCTGAGTGGTATGAGATGAAATTTCCAAGCGACAAG GTTGGTGCAATCATTGGCGAAAGTGGAGAAACAATAAAACGCATCCAGCTTCAGTCAGGAGCCAAGATTCAATTTCCTAAAGATACGGGTGCAGATAGCGACTCACTGACTACAACGGTGACAATGTATGGTACCATTGAACAGATGAGGAGCGCAGAGAAGCTAATCAATGATGCAATAGCTGAGTCTAGAAGAACGGAGCCTGGTTCTGAGTTGCTTGAGATGAAACTTCCAAGCGACAAG GTTGGTGCGATCATTGGCAAAAGTGGAGAAACAATAAAACGCATCCGGCTTCAATCAGGAGCCAAGATTCAATTTACTGAAGATACGGGTGCAGATACCGATTCACCGACTACAACAGTGGAACTGTTTGGTACTATTGAACAGATAACAAGCGCTAAGAAGCTAATCAATGATGCATTAGCTAAG GATGATTCTGGGGGTTGTTTCATTGGTTCTGATAGCACAAGCCTCGATGTTCCTCGGTCACCTTCCATCGACGACGCCCATCGAGGGACTTAA
- the LOC135671436 gene encoding inorganic pyrophosphatase 2-like: MADNVIVVFDFDKTIIDCDSDNWVIDDLGGTQLFDQLLQTMPWNSAMDRVMGALHSQGRTVDEITASLRRAPLPAHTVAAVKAAYALGCELRIVSDANRFFIETILDHHGLGSYFSEINTNPGYVDEEGRLRILPYHDFKTSSHGCGLCPPNMCKSTIIERIQASASLEGRKRFIYLGDGKGDYCPALRLSEEDYVMPRKNHPAWELILANPRALRAEIHGWGDAEELEEVLLRLIGDSISARGSDANRLISADCKFQTTMPLSSHEALPKPLRVPN, from the exons ATGGCCGACAACGTCATCGTGGTGTTCGACTTCGACAAGACCATCATCGACTGCGACAGCGACAACTGGGTCATCGACGATCTCGGCGGCACGCAGCTCTTCGACCAGCTGCTCCAAACCATGCCATGGAACTCCGCCATG GATAGGGTGATGGGGGCGCTCCATTCGCAGGGAAGAACGGTCGATGAGATCACGGCGAGCCTGAGGAGGGCTCCTTTGCCCGCCCACACCGTCGCTGCCGTCAAAGCAGCTTACGCTCTCGG GTGCGAGTTGCGGATCGTGAGTGACgccaatagattcttcatcgagaCCATTCTCGATCACCATGGACTGGGGAGCTATTTCTCGGAGATCAACACGAATCCAGGCTACGTTGACGAGGAAGGAAGGCTCCGAATCCTCCCTTACCATGACTTCAAGACTTCCTCCCATGGCTGCGGTCTCTGCCCGCCCAACATGTGCAAG AGTACGATCATCGAGAGAATCCAAGCGTCAGCATCTCTCGAAGGGAGGAAGCGATTTATTTACCTGGGCGATGGAAAGGGAGACTACTGTCCCGCGCTCAGGCTGAGCGAAGAGGACTACGTGATGCCGAGGAAGAACCATCCCGCGTGGGAGCTTATACTCGCCAATCCTCGTGCCCTCAGAGCAGAGATCCATGGATGGGGAGACGCAGAGGAGCTCGAGGAGGTCTTGCTTCGACTCATCGGCGACTCCATCTCGGCCCGTGGCAGCGACGCCAACCGGTTGATCTCAGCCGACTGCAAGTTTCAGACGACGATGCCACTGTCTTCCCATGAGGCTTTACCCAAGCCTCTTCGAGTTCCTAACTGA
- the LOC135671435 gene encoding uncharacterized protein LOC135671435 isoform X3 — MLILVGIIIGKTGETIKSIRLNSGAKIQVTRNMEAGPNSLTTTVELNGTPEQISSAEKLINDALAEGGFGGSNIISTQESGDMEPGPEHCHTKTPKDMASPSHLPSGGMSTESRAYLVGLMGKFEAAKQIVNQIIKGDSGDPGISFAQELGSVEPIAQKFQMKVPNDKVYAIIGKSGETIKHIRLESGAKIQLTKDTDAGPNSPTMVVELNGTSQQISSAEKLINDVLAEGDLGCSDVISAQESGDMEPDVEHCHMKIPKNMVGVIIGESGETIKRIRLQSGAKIQFPKDTGADSDSLTTTVELYGTIEQIMSAMKLIDDALAEGGSVDPGTAFAKESSRMEPGAEWYEMKFPSDKVGAIIGESGETIKRIQLQSGAKIQFPKDTGADSDSLTTTVTMYGTIEQMRSAEKLINDAIAESRRTEPGSELLEMKLPSDKVGAIIGKSGETIKRIRLQSGAKIQFTEDTGADTDSPTTTVELFGTIEQITSAKKLINDALAKDDSGGCFIGSDSTSLDVPRSPSIDDAHRGT, encoded by the exons ATGCTTATCCTG GTTGGCATTATCATTGGCAAAACTGGAGAAACGATAAAATCTATCCGGCTCAACTCAGGGGCCAAGATTCAAGTTACCAGAAATATGGAAGCAGGTCCCAATTCTCTGACCACAACCGTGGAACTTAATGGTACTCCTGAACAGATCAGCAGCGCAGAGAAGCTAATCAATGATGCATTAGCCGAG GGTGGTTTTGGGGGTTCCAACATCATTTCTACTCAAGAGTCTGGAGACATGGAGCCTGGCCCGGAGCATTGTCACACGAAAACTCCAAAAGACATG GCGAGTCCTTCGCATCTGCCCTCTGGTGGTATGTCTACAGAAAGCAGGGCATATTTAGTTGGTCTGATGGGGAAGTTTGAAGCAGCAAAACAAATTGTCAATCAAATTATTAAG GGTGATTCTGGGGATCCTGGCATCAGTTTTGCTCAAGAACTTGGAAGCGTAGAGCCTATTGCTCAGAAGTTTCAGATGAAAGTTCCAAATGACAAG GTTTATGCAATCATTGGCAAAAGTGGAGAAACAATAAAACACATCCGGCTTGAGTCAGGAGCCAAGATTCAATTGACTAAAGATACGGATGCAGGTCCCAATTCACCGACTATGGTGGTGGAACTTAATGGTACTTCTCAACAGATCAGCAGCGCAGAGAAGCTAATCAATGATGTGTTAGCGGAG GGTGATTTGGGGTGTTCTGATGTCATTTCTGCTCAAGAGTCTGGAGACATGGAGCCTGACGTGGAGCATTGTCACATGAAAATTCCAAAGAACATG GTTGGTGTAATCATTGGCGAAAGTGGAGAAACAATAAAACGCATCCGGCTTCAGTCAGGAGCCAAGATTCAATTTCCTAAAGATACGGGTGCAGATAGCGACTCACTGACTACAACGGTGGAACTGTATGGTACTATTGAACAGATAATGAGCGCTATGAAGCTAATCGATGATGCATTAGCTGAG GGTGGTTCTGTGGATCCTGGCACCGCTTTCGCTAAAGAGTCTAGCAGAATGGAGCCTGGTGCTGAGTGGTATGAGATGAAATTTCCAAGCGACAAG GTTGGTGCAATCATTGGCGAAAGTGGAGAAACAATAAAACGCATCCAGCTTCAGTCAGGAGCCAAGATTCAATTTCCTAAAGATACGGGTGCAGATAGCGACTCACTGACTACAACGGTGACAATGTATGGTACCATTGAACAGATGAGGAGCGCAGAGAAGCTAATCAATGATGCAATAGCTGAGTCTAGAAGAACGGAGCCTGGTTCTGAGTTGCTTGAGATGAAACTTCCAAGCGACAAG GTTGGTGCGATCATTGGCAAAAGTGGAGAAACAATAAAACGCATCCGGCTTCAATCAGGAGCCAAGATTCAATTTACTGAAGATACGGGTGCAGATACCGATTCACCGACTACAACAGTGGAACTGTTTGGTACTATTGAACAGATAACAAGCGCTAAGAAGCTAATCAATGATGCATTAGCTAAG GATGATTCTGGGGGTTGTTTCATTGGTTCTGATAGCACAAGCCTCGATGTTCCTCGGTCACCTTCCATCGACGACGCCCATCGAGGGACTTAA
- the LOC135671433 gene encoding zinc finger CCCH domain-containing protein 35-like has product MPWSAEATGEHEKTEMMSMMIGRGSCYHNATVHVPPWASFDDPTAGDVLQDEAALAALHLCVGREEDAGEEDLSLVDAYASDEFRMYEFKVRRCARGRAHDWTECPFAHPGEKARRRDPRKHRYSGTSCPDFRKTTGCKRGDACELAHGVFECWLHPDRYRTQPCKDGTTCRRRVCFFAHTPDQLRVVPPQHRKNSPSTATAADSYDGSPPRRHSSLHSYLPKNIAASPTSTLISPPNSPPTESPPISPDGAKLRRGSWHAGSSVNEIVASLRQLQLSRAESAPISWGSQVGSGGFASPRGASFAGFNAGFCGLPSTPTAAAMTCGDSRWLEEEEPAERVESGRALRAKMFERLSKGSTFEKAEAAPDVGWVTELLK; this is encoded by the coding sequence ATGCCGTGGAGCGCAGAGGCAACCGGAGAGCATGAGAAGACGGAGATGATGTCGATGATGATCGGACGAGGTAGCTGCTATCACAATGCGACGGTCCACGTACCTCCTTGGGCCTCCTTCGATGATCCGACGGCCGGCGACGTCCTCCAAGACGAGGCCGCGCTCGCGGCGCTGCATCTCTGCGTCGGCCGCGAGGAGGACGCGGGGGAGGAGGACCTTTCGCTGGTGGACGCGTACGCGTCGGACGAGTTCCGGATGTACGAGTTCAAGGTGCGGCGGTGCGCCCGCGGGCGCGCCCACGACTGGACCGAGTGCCCCTTCGCGCACCCGGGGGAGAAGGCCCGCCGCCGCGACCCGCGGAAGCACCGGTACTCGGGCACGTCCTGCCCGGACTTCCGCAAGACCACCGGGTGCAAGCGCGGCGACGCCTGCGAGCTCGCCCACGGGGTGTTCGAGTGCTGGCTCCACCCCGACCGCTACCGCACCCAGCCCTGCAAGGACGGCACCACCTGCCGCCGCCGCGTTTGCTTCTTCGCTCATACCCCCGACCAGCTCCGCGTGGTGCCGCCGCAGCACAGGAAGAACTCCCCATCGACCGCGACCGCCGCCGACTCCTACGACGGGTCGCCTCCTCGCCGGCACTCGTCCTTGCACTCTTATCTTCCCAAGAATATCGCCGCCTCGCCGACTTCGACGCTGATCTCGCCGCCCAACTCCCCGCCAACGGAGTCTCCGCCGATATCACCCGACGGCGCGAAGCTTCGGCGGGGGTCATGGCATGCGGGCTCATCGGTGAACGAGATCGTGGCGTCGCTGAGGCAGTTGCAGCTCAGCAGGGCGGAGTCGGCGCCGATCTCCTGGGGGTCGCAGGTGGGAAGCGGTGGATTTGCCTCGCCGAGGGGCGCGTCATTTGCCGGGTTTAATGCAGGCTTCTGCGGCCTGCCGTCGACGCCGACGGCCGCCGCGATGACGTGCGGCGATTCCAGGTGGTTAGAGGAAGAGGAGCCGGCGGAGAGGGTGGAGTCCGGGAGGGCTCTGAGGGCGAAGATGTTCGAGAGGCTGAGCAAAGGCAGCACTTTTGAGAAGGCGGAGGCCGCACCGGACGTGGGGTGGGTGACAGAGCTGTTAAAGTAG
- the LOC135671435 gene encoding uncharacterized protein LOC135671435 isoform X2 → MVGAIASKSTRVLGCRRGRRGGRGAPRRPLPTSSGHLKCLQLVGIIIGKTGETIKSIRLNSGAKIQVTRNMEAGPNSLTTTVELNGTPEQISSAEKLINDALAEGGFGGSNIISTQESGDMEPGPEHCHTKTPKDMASPSHLPSGGMSTESRAYLVGLMGKFEAAKQIVNQIIKGDSGDPGISFAQELGSVEPIAQKFQMKVPNDKVYAIIGKSGETIKHIRLESGAKIQLTKDTDAGPNSPTMVVELNGTSQQISSAEKLINDVLAEGDLGCSDVISAQESGDMEPDVEHCHMKIPKNMVGVIIGESGETIKRIRLQSGAKIQFPKDTGADSDSLTTTVELYGTIEQIMSAMKLIDDALAEGGSVDPGTAFAKESSRMEPGAEWYEMKFPSDKVGAIIGESGETIKRIQLQSGAKIQFPKDTGADSDSLTTTVTMYGTIEQMRSAEKLINDAIAESRRTEPGSELLEMKLPSDKVGAIIGKSGETIKRIRLQSGAKIQFTEDTGADTDSPTTTVELFGTIEQITSAKKLINDALAKDDSGGCFIGSDSTSLDVPRSPSIDDAHRGT, encoded by the exons ATGGTCGGCGCAATCGCAAGCAAAAGCACCCGCGTCCTGGGTTGCCGCCGCGGCCGCCGAGGCGGCCGAGGGGCTCCTCGGCGCCCCCTTCCGACGTCCAGCGGCCATCTCAAATGTCTGCAGTTG GTTGGCATTATCATTGGCAAAACTGGAGAAACGATAAAATCTATCCGGCTCAACTCAGGGGCCAAGATTCAAGTTACCAGAAATATGGAAGCAGGTCCCAATTCTCTGACCACAACCGTGGAACTTAATGGTACTCCTGAACAGATCAGCAGCGCAGAGAAGCTAATCAATGATGCATTAGCCGAG GGTGGTTTTGGGGGTTCCAACATCATTTCTACTCAAGAGTCTGGAGACATGGAGCCTGGCCCGGAGCATTGTCACACGAAAACTCCAAAAGACATG GCGAGTCCTTCGCATCTGCCCTCTGGTGGTATGTCTACAGAAAGCAGGGCATATTTAGTTGGTCTGATGGGGAAGTTTGAAGCAGCAAAACAAATTGTCAATCAAATTATTAAG GGTGATTCTGGGGATCCTGGCATCAGTTTTGCTCAAGAACTTGGAAGCGTAGAGCCTATTGCTCAGAAGTTTCAGATGAAAGTTCCAAATGACAAG GTTTATGCAATCATTGGCAAAAGTGGAGAAACAATAAAACACATCCGGCTTGAGTCAGGAGCCAAGATTCAATTGACTAAAGATACGGATGCAGGTCCCAATTCACCGACTATGGTGGTGGAACTTAATGGTACTTCTCAACAGATCAGCAGCGCAGAGAAGCTAATCAATGATGTGTTAGCGGAG GGTGATTTGGGGTGTTCTGATGTCATTTCTGCTCAAGAGTCTGGAGACATGGAGCCTGACGTGGAGCATTGTCACATGAAAATTCCAAAGAACATG GTTGGTGTAATCATTGGCGAAAGTGGAGAAACAATAAAACGCATCCGGCTTCAGTCAGGAGCCAAGATTCAATTTCCTAAAGATACGGGTGCAGATAGCGACTCACTGACTACAACGGTGGAACTGTATGGTACTATTGAACAGATAATGAGCGCTATGAAGCTAATCGATGATGCATTAGCTGAG GGTGGTTCTGTGGATCCTGGCACCGCTTTCGCTAAAGAGTCTAGCAGAATGGAGCCTGGTGCTGAGTGGTATGAGATGAAATTTCCAAGCGACAAG GTTGGTGCAATCATTGGCGAAAGTGGAGAAACAATAAAACGCATCCAGCTTCAGTCAGGAGCCAAGATTCAATTTCCTAAAGATACGGGTGCAGATAGCGACTCACTGACTACAACGGTGACAATGTATGGTACCATTGAACAGATGAGGAGCGCAGAGAAGCTAATCAATGATGCAATAGCTGAGTCTAGAAGAACGGAGCCTGGTTCTGAGTTGCTTGAGATGAAACTTCCAAGCGACAAG GTTGGTGCGATCATTGGCAAAAGTGGAGAAACAATAAAACGCATCCGGCTTCAATCAGGAGCCAAGATTCAATTTACTGAAGATACGGGTGCAGATACCGATTCACCGACTACAACAGTGGAACTGTTTGGTACTATTGAACAGATAACAAGCGCTAAGAAGCTAATCAATGATGCATTAGCTAAG GATGATTCTGGGGGTTGTTTCATTGGTTCTGATAGCACAAGCCTCGATGTTCCTCGGTCACCTTCCATCGACGACGCCCATCGAGGGACTTAA
- the LOC135671407 gene encoding probable F-box protein At4g22030, translating to MAALRVQILRSCSSSRPRFHASLYRSANFRTRSIYLRKLTNKIATEDLKLKQENAATEGNEDQELVVAKLVAIAEAVADRANMHAIIGAQRNNWNHLLTNSINSITLVGSLMAGVSSMQAGGATPQLLPLKIASVLLFGTATGMMLIVNKIQPSQLAEEQRKATWMWKQLERSIHDALSLRAPTESDVDDAMDKVLALEKAYPLPLLPGMLDKFPDKVEPTRWWPKLRQRQTEAQRGRTNGAERNGWSEELEEEMAGLLKVLKLKDEKQYVTVGKAALNINRALATAGPIFAGLATIGSGSIGASALGPLPALLAVAGGSLAAVANTLEHAGQVGMVFELFRNNAGFYRWLQEEIELNLGEEDVEKRENGELFKLKLALQLGRSLAEFRDFVPYATASCKDEDIKVCAGKLF from the coding sequence atggcggcTCTTCGAGTCCAGATTTTGCGGTCGTGTTCATCATCTCGTCCGAGATTTCATGCTAGCCTTTATCGCTCCGCCAATTTCAGAACGAGAAGCATCTACCTTCGGAAGCTAACGAACAAGATCGCAACCGAGGACCTCAAGCTGAAGCAAGAGAACGCGGCCACCGAGGGTAACGAGGACCAAGAGTTGGTGGTCGCCAAGCTTGTTGCCATAGCCGAGGCTGTCGCTGACAGAGCCAACATGCACGCGATCATCGGAGCACAGAGGAACAACTGGAATCACCTCCTCACCAACTCCATCAACTCCATCACCCTCGTCGGCTCGCTCATGGCGGGAGTCTCATCGATGCAGGCTGGAGGTGCAACGCCGCAGCTGCTGCCGCTGAAGATAGCGTCCGTTCTACTGTTCGGCACGGCGACCGGAATGATGCTGATCGTCAACAAGATTCAGCCTTCCCAGCTGGCCGAGGAACAAAGAAAAGCAACGTGGATGTGGAAACAACTCGAGAGATCGATCCACGACGCTCTCTCCCTGCGAGCTCCCACCGAGTCGGACGTCGACGACGCCATGGACAAGGTGCTCGCTCTCGAGAAGGCGTATCCCCTCCCTCTGCTCCCCGGAATGCTCGACAAGTTCCCGGACAAGGTGGAGCCCACACGTTGGTGGCCGAAGCTCCGACAGAGGCAGACGGAAGCGCAGCGCGGACGCACGAACGGAGCAGAGAGGAATGGTTGGAGCGAAGAACTGGAAGAAGAGATGGCGGGCCTTCTCAAGGTTCTGAAGCTGAAAGACGAGAAACAATATGTGACGGTGGGGAAGGCGGCCTTGAACATCAACAGGGCTTTAGCTACCGCAGGACCGATATTTGCCGGCCTCGCTACCATCGGATCTGGATCGATAGGCGCTTCGGCTCTGGGGCCGCTGCCGGCGCTGCTTGCGGTGGCGGGAGGGTCGCTGGCGGCTGTGGCGAACACGTTGGAGCATGCGGGGCAGGTGGGGATGGTGTTCGAGCTGTTCCGGAACAATGCCGGCTTCTACAGGTGGCTGCAAGAGGAAATCGAGTTGAATCTGGGGGAGGAAGATGTGGAGAAGAGGGAGAACGGGGAGCTGTTCAAGTTGAAGCTGGCTTTGCAGCTCGGAAGGAGCCTCGCCGAGTTCAGAGACTTTGTGCCGTATGCTACTGCTTCATGTAAAGATGAAGATATCAAGGTGTGTGCCGGGAAGCTGTTCTAA
- the LOC135671427 gene encoding BEL1-like homeodomain protein 2 yields MENDVFNGSLPIFNHGHMIVDPVSSYMLSGPLGQSGLPDHNSNRQILAGNPMVSTLQEEAIDSIYLTKSGVMACSDVSFSRNIPRIGNDSVNGPIGNVGLHEHLPETSLSAASVANLYSSTNYLVENIIKVGTASTLDLPSEEMTVPASTDIHNSHNSSLSASPHCNFGTQHDLSLLAPKNGTIGCMWNQNELLDHQVLLSKTFSVVRPSYHVTGSSQPGWNFYEYESNWNFNHPCGDTARAPGSELSLSLGSCQPSVTDMGNNGDQCSELSCSAVTQVASADSVRPPTELQACNHAIQNPVQDFRSGMTQRETIPCTEKPSFYQGCSLVQLSHMLLGSKYLQAVEEVLSEIATYAVEDLQRVDDSPDEKMSISSSCSTVRELPISVSGELLLSFGDTEPLAGMDSQKFQEANRKKTELLSMLQLVDHGYNRCLDQIQNVITSFICISQSGTSETHARFALRTISALYKSLRKRITSQILFISQQPSTEPMKEKERSFESSLLQKQWALQQLRKSDHQSWRPQRGLPEKSVSVLRAWMFENFLHPYPKDNDKHVLAIKSGLTRSQVSNWFINARVRLWKPMIEEMYAELNKKQ; encoded by the exons ATGGAGAATGATGTTTTCAATGGCTCACTACCAATATTTAATCATGGTCATATGATTGTTGATCCAGTATCATCATACATGCTCTCAGGTCCTCTTGGACAGTCAGGCTTACCAGATCACAACAGCAACAGGCAAATATTGGCTGGAAATCCGATGGTTTCTACGTTGCAAGAAGAAGCAATTGATAGTATCTACTTGACAAAAAGTGGTGTTATGGCATGTAGTGACGTTTCATTTTCTAGAAATATTCCTCGGATCGGCAACGATTCAGTGAATGGTCCCATCGGAAATGTTGGCCTGCATGAGCATCTCCCAGAAACTTCCCTATCGGCCGCTTCGGTTGCTAACCTGTACTCTTCCACCAATTATTTGGTGGAAAATATCATCAAGGTTGGTACTGCTTCCACTTTAGATTTGCCATCCGAGGAGATGACCGTTCCTGCTTCCACTGACATCCACAATAGCCACAATTCTTCACTTTCAGCATCACCACACTGTAATTTTGGGACACAACATGATCTCAGTCTTCTTGCGCCCAAAAATGGCACTATTGGTTGTATGTGGAATCAGAACGAATTGCTCGACCATCAGGTGCTTCTAAGTAAAACATTTAGTGTGGTTCGCCCATCTTATCATGTGACAGGAAGCTCACAGCCTGGTTGGAATTTTTATGAATATGAATCAAATTGGAACTTCAACCATCCATGTGGTGATACCGCTCGAGCTCCAGGTAGCGAGCTGTCCCTAAGTCTTGGCTCCTGCCAGCCCTCTGTCACGGACATGGGGAATAATGGTGATCAATGTTCTGAATTAAGCTGCTCTGCTGTAACTCAAGTTGCATCAGCTGACAGTGTTCGCCCACCTACTGAATTACAAGCTTGCAATCATGCTATCCAAAACCCCGTTCAAGATTTTCGTTCGGGAATGACGCAAAGAGAAACTATTCCTTGTACTGAGAAGCCTTCTTTTTACCAAGGTTGTAGTCTTGTTCAGTTATCCCATATGCTGTTAGGATCAAAATATCTCCAAGCAGTCGAAGAAGTTCTTTCTGAAATTGCAACCTATGCAGTAGAAGATCTTCAAAGGGTAGATGATTCGCCAGATGAGAAGATGTCTATTTCTTCAAGCTGCTCCACCGTAAGAGAGCTTCCGATATCTGTTTCAGGAGAACTGCTGCTTTCATTTGGGGACACTGAACCCCTCGCCGGTATGGATTCCCAAAAGTTCCAGGAAGCCAATAGGAAGAAAACTGAGCTGCTATCAATGCTTCAGTTG GTTGATCACGGTTACAATCGCTGCTTAGACCAGATCCAGAATGTGATAACATCCTTCATTTGCATATCCCAGTCCGGCACCTCCGAAACCCATGCTCGCTTTGCGTTGCGTACCATTTCGGCCCTCTATAAAAGCCTGAGAAAGAGGATTACCAGTCAGATTCTTTTCATTTCTCAGCAACCAAGCACGGAACCCATGAAGGAAAAAGAGAGGAGCTTTGAATCTTCATTACTGCAGAAGCAATGGGCTTTGCAGCAGCTAAGAAAGAGCGATCATCAATCTTGGAGACCCCAAAGGGGTTTGCCTGAGAAATCAGTCTCCGTTCTACGGGCATGGATGTTCGAGAACTTTCTGCACCC GTACCCGAAAGACAACGATAAGCATGTGCTCGCGATAAAAAGTGGTTTGACCAGGAGCCAG GTTTCCAATTGGTTCATAAATGCTCGCGTCCGACTCTGGAAACCGATGATAGAGGAAATGTATGCCGAGCTTAATAAAAAGCAATGA